The DNA region aaagtgtacaacaagacctcctggccttgctttgctcactggcatgcctaggactgtttgtaaaaaaagttaattatttaattgttctttacacatttgattaaacaataacacatttctgtcaagcaaagagtttgaaaaaaaatttttttttcaaaaactgttctatattgtgtttttcagtaataaatgacaaaaaaaaatctaattttcgtttttgaaattctctagtttattgtacaatttttcactcatacttccttttataaacatattgcatgcatgcttatggtagcttagggtcttctgaatccatcgataccaaatacatggtggtccatcatcattacatatggtttataagccgaaatgtaaaaatagagaaaacggaccaaaaagggcttagtacccTAAGGGTTAAATATATGTTCATACTAATGATCTAGAAGTAGCAGAAGCATTGAGCTTTCAGAAAATGACAAATCCTGTTGGACGAGATGTTAGAGATGTCTTTAACtgtggtcagaaaaaaaaaaactaggaacACAATGTTCCAGTAAGCTAATGCAGAAACTAAACAATTTCTTTTAAACAAACTGAGTAAGCAAAAGAGAAATGACAGACTTGTGTATTATTAACATCCAGGAAAGTACAATGCTTTGACATACAGAAGTTTGAAAACCCTTTGAAAATATCTAGCTCATTCAGTAGTGGAAAATACacctcatgacatcatcagtctgCGAAGGAACAAAGCCTGTAGAATATCTGGATTAAGAATATGTAAAACATCTGGATTGTTTAATCGTCTAGAGAGTTTCACCGCTGTCTGTCTATCAAATCCAAACACAGCACAGAGCGGCTGAGTGAATGAGGTCTGGACTCTGTGGATGAGActcattgtgtcagagacgctgtagaaggacaaAATCCCTGCGCTTTGATCCACATACACTCCTATTGTACTGGAGATATTGACTACAGGAAGGACAGTCTCAATGTTATTGTGCCAGAATGAGCAGTAGTCTGGAGAGCAGAACAGACTCCAGGACTGATCGTTACGTCCAGCAGCACTCTCAGGACCCTCTTCCTTCCTGCTGATGCTCTTATATGTCACTCCTATATCTACTCCTGATCCCCCATCTCCGGTCCACTCcacctcccagtaacagcgtccagtcACACTCTCTCTACACAGTGCCTCGGTCCAACAgtcaaatctgtctggatgatcaggatacggcAGACGTGTGTCAGAGTAAGTGATCACTGTGTTTTCTTCAAATAGACGGAGATTATAATTCACTGAGTTCAGATCCAGGGTCAACAGACGGGAATCTGATGGAGATAAACACATAATTGCTCATGGCTTTACATCaattatataacatataaatGGGTCTATTCATTAGTATCAAAATATTGTCTGCTGATTTTAATCCTGCTCCTGAGATAAAAACTCTTTCATGGCACAAAAAAAGCATCTCACATAAAAGCTAGCATATGGTATTCGTTtagcacgtcctgattttgctagATGTGCTCCtaagtcaacatattttgttgaccctggaacaacattttactccaaaaatatattcttgaccatatccctacaccgaaacctaaccttaaccatgagtaatccctaaaatgatagatgaatgacactgatgtacaagcaccaaacactgattgtaagcgtaaacttcacaaaatctataaactggttcttcaaatctgattggttaatcacaatgttgttccagggacaacaaagatgttgtcccaggaacatgtctcacatgctaaaatcaggttctgcattCGTTTAGGGgtaaaattaaattacacatttttgacAAGCAATATACTGTTTGCAAATCAATTTGTATAAATTTGTATGAATTAGCCACCTTCCCATGAGATCAGGTTAGAACGCAACTTAAATCACTCTTGAATTACTTTTAGGATTACTTTATTTGTCCCCAGGGAAATTTGTCTTGGACATAAGGGCTGCCAGATACAAGAATACATAGGATTATAATAACAGAATGACAGCAGCAACAccctagaaaaaaaaacaaaaaacaaaccttACGTGCCTACAATACCTGCAACACCTTCATTTCACCCCCAGTTGTTGTCCTGAGTTTAGAAAATTCACCGCTAAAGGAATGAAAGAGTTTCTATACCTATTCAGGTATTTTTTCCGGTATTTGGTTGGAACCCTATAGTGTCTACCTGAGGTAAGCAGTTCGTGTTCGGAGTACAAGACGTGAGAGGTATCTGCAATAAATTTCCTACACTGTTTAACTATGGTCTTCTCAAAAAGAGTTTGAAGGGAGGGTTCCTCCTTACTTCCATCACTTTCATTCCTGTATGAACCAATCTATCTATTTGTGATTTCAGCTTAACTGATAAGTTACCAAACCAAGCCACAATTCCATAAGACACTCTCTATCACAGCCTGATAAAATAACATCAATACCCTTTGTTTAACACCAAACACCCTGAGTCTTCACAGAAAATAAAGTCGCTAGTACATACAGAACAAGACAGTTTATAGTCAATATACGCACCCAAGAATTTGTACGAATGAACCTGGGTAATAATACTGTTATGGACCAGTAGTGGAGAATGGTCCCCCAGATGCCCCTGGATCAAAAATCATTTCTTTCGTCCTCACACCATTGTACAAACTTTTCAACCCCCACGGTATAACTGGAAATGTCCATATCCATATCCATAAATCCCAAGATTGCAGGGAATGAATTAggaaattgtgcgcacaatttataaatcgagtgaatgaaatagtaaatcgagggaacgcaatagtaatcgtgtgcacgctttagtacattgagggaacgaattagtaaatcgtgcacacgatttagccaaGGCCtactattttttcttgcatgttatgtgcggggctccgtagaaaGGCACAAGTCTATGCCTATAatgtttccaaaaaacaaaaaccccAGTTTACATCTCACTCCAATGATCTTATATGGTTCTGGAATGAACCCCTGGCAAGATCTTCATTATTTGGCACAGAAAGTCTCCCAGTGATTacaagtgtttgtgtgtattttcatTGTAACTCACATTGTAGGAACTCCTTCCTAGTCGTAAATTGATGACTCGGGacaataacctggatggttttcACTATGAACATCAAAGAACATGTGTGCATCAGTGCAAACTCTTTAATTCCCAAGTCAAGAATTAAGATActtccattttatatttattgaacAGTGCTCAACTCTTTTCTGTGAGTAAAACAGTAGCCTATTACCTGTTTTAGATAACCTTTCTATTTCATCTGTGCAGAACTGCTGCAGTTTATCTCTGAGCTGAGAGACAGACTTCACTACTTCATCAAAATTGGGATGAGAACTGACAGTGAAGCTGTCTGTAGatccagagagagagacagatgggcAGCTCtatagacacaaacacaaaaacattacCTCTGTGCAATTAAAGAAGCCTGTAGTCTTCAGTCctatgtttaaagggttagttcactcaaaaatgaaaattagtctgTGTTTCATTCACGCTCCAGccttcctaggtgtatatgactttctcctTTCAGACatatccaatcagagttatataaaaaattgtaggAGGTGGATGTTTCTGTTTAACAGTCCAAGACAAGTTAAATAAAGCCATGCAACCATAATAAAacgtgtctcacacagctctgggGCATGCATAAatgcctcctgtagcaaatccatgtgtttttgtgagAAAAATGTCCATATTCTGCTGACTGTCGTATTCAGAAGCGTTCCAGCGGATGTAGGACGTATGTATCAGGTGTGCACCTCTAAGATATGCTAGTCTTGGCTTATATTGATAtcctccaacatttttaattacaaGTACTCTTTTGTGCTTCGAATTCAGGACagcaattttgttttgttctttctttgcatTTGTCAGTATTCGTAACCGACGTCATCTGCCATAACTCCTTCCACGTATGATAGATACTGTAGCAGAAGTgatagaaaagtgtttattacatttgaaatatggacaTTTTTCTGACAAAAACGCATGggtttgctacaggaggccttcaTTCACTCCCTGGAGCCACATGAGgcacattttattatggatgcgtaacgtgttttggactgttgaacagaaacacccGCCCACTACAATGATAGAGCTTAGAAGAGCCAGTacaatttttatataactccaattggatttgtctgaaagaagaaaaaagtcatatatacctaggatggcttgagggtgagaaaaactcagactaattttcattttggggtgaacttacTCTTTAAGAAGATCTCTGTTACCTGGAGGAAATGAATATGATCATCTGTGTTTGAAAGCTGTTTCAGTTCAGTCTCTTTCCACCTCAGATCATCAAGCTCCAGCTCCAGTCGAGCCAGTCTTTGTTCAGCTTGTTTCACTGCAGCTctttcctgatctctgatcagcTGCGTCACCTCAGAGCGACGTTTCTCAATGGAGCGGACGAGCTCAGTGAAGATCttctcactgtcctccactgctgtctgtgcagagcgctgttaCAGGACacacaacacaataaaaacatatttatctgATTATCAATTTCAGttgtcagttaaaaaaaactataaataatttttaataagccTTTCACGGAAAGGTTCTTCTGGGAATTGAAAGTTCTTATACAGCATTGCTTTTGCACCACATACTGTAGTTCTAGGAACTTAGTTCTAGGAAGCCAGCAGGGTCGTTCCTAccctggttaggtatgttttgaagctgggATGCTGATTtgagctggtttatgctggtcctttgctggtttaagctggtccttagctGGTCATTTGTTGGTCCTAAACTGGTCCGACCAGCTTtcagaccagcacatgaccagctaagtgggaagttgtggcctaatggttagagagtcggactcccaatcgaaaggttgtgagttcgagtcccgggccggcaggaattgtgggtggggggagtgcatgtacagttctctctccaccttcaataccacgacttaggtgcccttgagcaaggcatcgaacccccaactgctccccgggcgccgcagcataaatggctgcccactgctccgggtgtgtgctcacagtgtgtgtgtgtgtgtgtgttcactgctctgtgtgtgtgcatttcggatgggttaaatgcagagcacaaattctgagtatgggtcaccatacttggctgaatgtcacttcactcactcactcacttaacgaccagcaaaggaccagtttAAACTAACAAAGGACCAGCTCCAACAGTATTTACAAATGCCAAAAACCAGTGAATGGAGGACGCTGTGTTTGAAGCTGTTCTTGTTGTGTGTTAAAAAAGATGGAATGTAAATGAACAATTTACACGATTGAAAAAATACATTCCTAGTTCCTGAGGTGGGAACATACCAAAAACATTAATATCCGTCAATACTTCTAGAAACTAAAAAAGGTTCCTCTGGTGCGAAAGCGCCTATTGTTTCTTCCTGGCTCCTTTACTTTCAGAAGTGTGAAGAAGACTTCTCAAACTTATCCAAACTCACCTTATGAGACTCCAGAGCCTCTCTCATCCGCTTTAGATCCATCTTTCTCTGCTGGATTGTTTTCTGGATGTTCCTCTTTGTTTCCTCTAAATGTCTCtgcagaaaacagatatttttataattatatatatatatatatatatatatatatagtacaatatgtacaatattaAAAGCAATGGTATTTCATAATTTACTTTGATATTACAATATCATAATATGATAAttgatattgtacataaaaacttttaattcaattatatatatacatatataattgaattgaattaaaagttTTTGTAAACATGTCTCTTGGTTATCCGGTTCGCGATCGAATCATTCGATGTacccggatctttttgaaccagatCACCAAATCGCTAGATCTGAATCGAGTgagtctccaatacgcattaatccacaaatgacttaagctgttaacttttttaatgtggctgacactccctctgagttcaaacaaaccaatatcccggagtaattcatttactcaaacagtacactgactgaacttctgtgaagagagaactgaagatgaacaccgagccgagccagataacgaacaaaagactgactcgttcacgagtcaagaaccggttgcatcggttttcgtatcaccagtacttctttacTACactcgattcaataaaccggttgaagaaaacggttcaccggttcttttgcgctcgacgtaatggcgtcattggcgatgattgcccttgattcaaggcttcggtttacccacgctcataacactagcacagaatcagttcagaatcaatcaccaaaagaatcagttcggttcagacgctctgtgtgtcggtttgcttcacgctgaatcacacatgcgcagtatcatcagctcctcggttctcgaatcggacacgtctgacagaaacggttcttgtctcgtgaacgagtcagtctgttgttcgtcatctggctcggctcggtgttcatcttcagttctctcttcacagcagttcagtcagtgtactgtttgagtaaatgaattactccgggatattggtttgtttgaactcagagggagtgtcagccacattaaaaaagttaacagcttaagtcattgtggattaatgcgtattagagatgcgaaccgtttcaaacgattcagttcgatttggtgaactggttcaaacagatccggttacatcgaatgattcgttcgcgaaccggatatcacaaactgctttgttttgaactctctcacaacagacacgcaagagaagacaatgctgaataaagtcgtagtttttgctatttttggaccaaaatgtattttcgatgcttcaaaaaattctaactgaccctctgatgtcacatggactactttgatgatgtttttcttacctttctggacatggacagtagacagtacacacagcttcaatggagggactgagagctctcggactaaatctaaaatatcttaaactgtgttctgaagataaactgaggtctcacgggtttgaaacaacatgagggtgagttattaatgacataattttcatttttgggtgaactaaccctttaagtctgactttatttgatcaaaaataaattatttgatcatccaggtggatgctgcacactggtggtggatgaggagataccccctgacaatgtaagcgctttgagtgcctagaaaagcgctatataaatgtaatgaattattattattattataaaaacacaaTGTCTATCTTTCTAAAACACAATCAGTTTCCCTGATTGAGAGAAAAATCATATACCAAATGAAGAGAGAAACAACATTAACTTCACTTAAAATTCATTTAAGAGATACAGTTTTGAGCAGTACCTGTTTTTCCGCTCTTGCCACTCCAGTTGATACAGTGTCATGATTTTTGTGTTCGTCCACTAAACACAGCATACAGATACATCGCTGGTCAGTACGGCAGTAAATCTCCAGTATTTTACCATGTCGAGAGCACATCATCTCCTGCAGTCGTCCAGTGGCGTCCATCAGATTGTGTCCTTTACCTCTGAAGAGACTCTCATGCTGATCAAGATGATTCTGACAGTAAGAGCTTCGACACTCCAGACAGGATTTCACTGCTTTCTGTTTAATCCCAGTGCAGGAGTCACACTGAACATCTCCAGATCCAGTGCGATGAACTGCAGGAGTAGCAGGAACAGGAGCAGACTGGAGTCTCATTGTCTTGAGCTTCTCCACCATCTCAGCAAACACCACGTTTTTACCCAAAACAGGTCTTGGTGTGAAGGTCTTTCTGCACTGAGGACATCTGTAGATTCCCTTCCAATCTTCCTCATCCCAGCAACTTGTGATGCATCTcatacagtaactgtgtccacagggAACCGTCACTGGATCCTTCAGCAGATCCAGACACACTGAACAGCAGAACTGATCCTCAGCCCATGAGATACTGGCTTCTGCCATTTTACTGTGTGAACACACAGAGAGACGATATGCACTGGAGCTCTACAGTTGAGATCCTTCTTTTAAGGGAAAGGGTTTACATATCTTCCTGATAACATACCTGAGAAACAGGTTTTTCTGCAGGGAGTGACTTACTGTAACTTTTTGTTTAATAACTACACTGTTTAGATGACAAAGTGGTTTAAAATCCAGTAAACTGTTTATTAACTCTGCATTCTACTTTATTTGGTTCTAATAGTACTAGCATCACAAACTACACCAcacaataatataaattatgttaCGGCACAATATCATAACTGAATCATGATTGAGACATGAGAGAGACTCACATGTCAGCTAAACTTATTCATGATGTACAGAGAAACAAGCACAATGTGGAAAAATTATcttaaaatattctaaataatctttctttaaaaaaaataaaaagtagaacaAGCACTGAAATTTTAGGAAAGTTTATGTTTAGGAATGTGGTTGGATGAGATTTGAAATGAAGGAAGAGAAACTATGAACACAATGTTCCGGTAAAACAGAAGTATGCACTATAAACTCAAACAAGTTTGTTCTATAAACATGGTAATGTGTTTATACTCAATCCACTCATTGCACTGTCTATTCTCATTGATCTCACTTCAAGGACAGCTTGCTAGTCTCTGTCTGGACTTCTTGCAAGTTTGCCATCATTGCCAGCCTTCGTCCTGTCTTCCCCATGTGCTACTCCTAGGAAAGAAATGTgacattatttaaattttgttacaAGCCAAGTTACCCACTCAGATTATGAGATACTTACCTGCTTTCTTGCATCACTTCACTCCAACTGAAAACCTGTTTAATAAAATACCCTGTTGCACTTACCTGAGTCACTCCACACAGCTCCAGATCATTTTTTCAGTGCCCCCGAATCTAGAAATATTTTACCTATAGGGCAGGGGTGCCCAAACCTGCTCCTGAAGAACCACTGTCCTGCACAGTTTAACCTTAATTAAACAGACTTGAACTAATAATGGCCTTCAGATTCAttgcacagcaaaaaaaaaaaaaaagttaaattaactCCATAATTTAACACTCAATTTAGAGTTAGGGATGTCTCCACAATTATTAACCAAGGAAAACATCTTTGCTTGGCAAGTGTGTGTTTTCACAATGCTTACACAAGCTTACACAAGTTCTTACTAGTGAGACTGTTAAATGAAATTGGAGACAGAATCTGTCTCATCAGCCAGTTGATTTAAGAGGCCAAACAGAAGAAAGGAAATTTAACAGTAGTCTGGTTGGATCTAATGAATACTTATGGATCTATTCCACATGACCTCATCCAGCTTGGACTCGGCCATTACTACATCCCAGCTGTTACTCAA from Carassius carassius chromosome 1, fCarCar2.1, whole genome shotgun sequence includes:
- the LOC132153159 gene encoding tripartite motif-containing protein 16-like, which translates into the protein MAEASISWAEDQFCCSVCLDLLKDPVTVPCGHSYCMRCITSCWDEEDWKGIYRCPQCRKTFTPRPVLGKNVVFAEMVEKLKTMRLQSAPVPATPAVHRTGSGDVQCDSCTGIKQKAVKSCLECRSSYCQNHLDQHESLFRGKGHNLMDATGRLQEMMCSRHGKILEIYCRTDQRCICMLCLVDEHKNHDTVSTGVARAEKQRHLEETKRNIQKTIQQRKMDLKRMREALESHKRSAQTAVEDSEKIFTELVRSIEKRRSEVTQLIRDQERAAVKQAEQRLARLELELDDLRWKETELKQLSNTDDHIHFLQSCPSVSLSGSTDSFTVSSHPNFDEVVKSVSQLRDKLQQFCTDEIERLSKTVKTIQVIVPSHQFTTRKEFLQYSRLLTLDLNSVNYNLRLFEENTVITYSDTRLPYPDHPDRFDCWTEALCRESVTGRCYWEVEWTGDGGSGVDIGVTYKSISRKEEGPESAAGRNDQSWSLFCSPDYCSFWHNNIETVLPVVNISSTIGVYVDQSAGILSFYSVSDTMSLIHRVQTSFTQPLCAVFGFDRQTAVKLSRRLNNPDVLHILNPDILQALFLRRLMMS